One window of Alteromonas sp. LMIT006 genomic DNA carries:
- the recC gene encoding exodeoxyribonuclease V subunit gamma, whose translation MAFTLHTSNRTEHLLEHLATVIESHPLPSVFDQEVFLIQSQGMERWLLQRLSDRFGVMANYEFLFPNKFFNQISLQVCSEQSLKPEHFARERLVWVVDGVLKDIRDEALTEFGEVLRYLKDDNGKKRFQLAQQLTQLFDQYQIFRPLWMDPESVPDLTVLGKRKHWTLQIWRRVLKRIEDEQHIGQMWLNLMQALHDAEVGTFQDLPPRISVFGIHSMPEVFVKVLQCLSKHIDVHIYLTQPTKGYWADIRSRSQTRLDQLMQRVSSAEIAKLDAFAQQIDASSEHPLLSLLGQQGRDFHKLLLATATFHWEFDSTEQDIEAETVLSSIQHAILHNMAQPQITQADESLQVVSCHSRLREVEVVKDAILRQLQHNPELELRDIAVMAPNITDYQPFIDAVFSGSDMPYAIADKAPQSGNQVYATLLSVLDLLPGRFTWSEVVDVLDRPLIQSFLNISSADVEQMVIWIEHTNIRWGKSSAHRASMGLPALSLNTWEAGIAQMMQGFAMQGQNVSIEGGQLALLEKLDFFVRECLFVWSEQASTAKTLAQWEAWFSELIVLLFDPQHPLVQELIRTFAQLKLDYPCQDVLNNEHELSTIIAWLDNAISERKSSQGFMAGQLTFCSMLPMRSIPFEVVCVLGLNDGEFPRAEPHRSFDLMANDFQLGDRSVRVDDRYQFLEVLLSARSHLHLSYVGQSQKKLQAIPPSVVVQELLDVLGMKEEQFVIQHPLQPFAKRYFLPHSRVSTFAQYNAQIAQQIDDQSDDAAWVELPLSTSNHQYDVIDLDDLMSFACHPQRWFMKERLGVRLNSVDSMIAPHEPFAIGPLERYQLNQIIFQRFLEGAGAEVIANQLYESGQWASGQVGKRQLTHQIKHVERFATAVKQTQMDNFSEVFSVDAKYGQYRIQGALPNYYASGFIQARFSTLKTRDFIKAGLVCAITEQPVYLYGAGTGQNVVAKEFAEVHMDLPLLLKMYVDAYNDPLQYWPDLAWSWLTTYHSPQSAKLDEDERRYKAHSSALKQFDSQRGIGFKAIPDDDVMRIAQGRSFDQIWHSQSQHLSIECIKDIFFASKGGRS comes from the coding sequence ATGGCATTTACTCTGCACACCTCGAATAGAACGGAACATTTGTTAGAGCATCTGGCCACAGTTATTGAGTCACACCCTTTGCCCAGTGTGTTTGATCAGGAAGTATTTTTAATTCAGTCACAGGGCATGGAGCGTTGGTTATTGCAACGCTTATCGGATCGTTTTGGGGTGATGGCAAACTATGAATTTTTGTTTCCCAACAAGTTTTTTAACCAAATCAGTCTGCAAGTGTGTTCAGAGCAAAGCCTCAAACCAGAGCATTTTGCTCGGGAGCGTTTGGTTTGGGTGGTCGATGGGGTTTTAAAAGACATTCGTGATGAGGCGTTGACTGAGTTTGGCGAGGTTTTGCGATATTTAAAAGACGATAACGGAAAAAAACGCTTTCAACTCGCTCAGCAGTTGACCCAGTTATTCGATCAATATCAGATTTTTCGTCCATTATGGATGGATCCTGAGTCGGTACCGGATTTAACTGTTTTAGGAAAACGCAAGCATTGGACCTTGCAGATTTGGCGCCGTGTCTTAAAACGCATAGAGGATGAGCAGCATATTGGCCAAATGTGGCTCAATCTGATGCAGGCATTACATGACGCTGAAGTTGGCACGTTTCAGGATTTACCACCGCGCATTTCTGTATTTGGGATCCATTCCATGCCCGAGGTATTTGTCAAAGTCTTACAGTGTTTATCAAAACACATTGACGTACATATTTATCTTACCCAACCAACCAAAGGGTATTGGGCTGACATTCGTTCTCGCTCACAAACTCGTCTCGATCAGCTTATGCAACGAGTGAGCTCCGCTGAAATTGCAAAATTAGATGCTTTTGCTCAGCAAATAGATGCGTCAAGTGAGCATCCATTATTATCTCTACTTGGCCAACAAGGCCGAGATTTCCATAAATTATTACTCGCCACTGCAACGTTTCATTGGGAGTTTGATAGTACAGAACAAGATATTGAGGCAGAGACGGTACTCAGTTCGATTCAACATGCGATTTTGCACAATATGGCCCAACCCCAGATCACTCAAGCAGATGAGTCACTCCAGGTGGTATCGTGTCATTCTCGGTTGCGTGAGGTCGAAGTAGTCAAGGACGCAATTTTACGTCAGTTGCAACATAATCCTGAACTTGAGTTGCGTGATATTGCGGTCATGGCACCCAATATTACCGACTATCAGCCGTTTATCGATGCCGTGTTTTCTGGCAGCGATATGCCATATGCAATCGCGGATAAAGCTCCGCAGTCTGGCAATCAGGTCTATGCAACGTTGCTGTCCGTTTTGGATCTGTTACCTGGACGTTTTACTTGGTCTGAAGTGGTTGATGTATTAGACAGACCCTTAATTCAGTCCTTTCTGAATATCTCGTCTGCGGATGTCGAGCAAATGGTCATATGGATCGAACACACCAATATCCGTTGGGGCAAATCATCGGCGCATCGAGCGAGTATGGGCTTGCCAGCTTTGTCTTTAAATACGTGGGAAGCCGGAATTGCCCAAATGATGCAGGGTTTTGCGATGCAAGGGCAAAACGTCTCGATTGAAGGCGGTCAACTGGCGCTTCTTGAAAAGCTCGATTTTTTTGTCCGCGAGTGTTTATTTGTTTGGTCGGAACAAGCTTCCACCGCTAAAACCCTTGCACAATGGGAAGCTTGGTTCAGTGAATTGATAGTGCTTTTATTTGACCCACAACACCCTCTGGTACAGGAGCTCATAAGAACGTTTGCCCAACTCAAGCTAGACTATCCTTGTCAGGATGTACTCAACAACGAGCATGAGCTCAGTACCATCATTGCTTGGTTAGATAATGCCATCAGCGAGCGCAAGAGCTCCCAGGGCTTTATGGCTGGGCAATTGACCTTTTGTTCTATGCTGCCGATGCGCAGTATTCCATTTGAGGTGGTGTGCGTCCTGGGGCTGAATGATGGGGAGTTTCCCAGAGCAGAACCGCATCGCAGCTTTGATTTAATGGCCAATGATTTTCAGCTTGGGGATAGATCCGTTCGAGTCGATGACCGCTATCAATTTTTAGAAGTGTTGTTATCCGCTCGTTCCCATTTGCATCTGAGTTATGTCGGTCAATCACAAAAAAAACTTCAAGCCATTCCGCCTTCAGTTGTCGTACAAGAATTGTTAGATGTTCTTGGCATGAAAGAAGAGCAATTTGTGATCCAGCATCCATTGCAACCCTTTGCTAAACGATATTTTTTGCCACATAGTCGAGTGAGCACCTTCGCTCAATACAACGCTCAGATAGCTCAACAGATTGATGACCAATCTGATGATGCTGCTTGGGTTGAATTACCGCTGTCGACCAGTAATCATCAATACGATGTGATTGATCTGGATGATTTGATGAGTTTTGCGTGTCATCCCCAACGCTGGTTTATGAAAGAGCGCTTGGGAGTGAGATTGAATAGTGTAGATTCGATGATTGCGCCTCATGAGCCATTTGCCATTGGCCCTTTAGAACGCTATCAGCTTAATCAAATTATCTTTCAGCGCTTTTTAGAAGGCGCAGGGGCCGAAGTCATTGCGAATCAATTATATGAATCCGGTCAATGGGCGAGTGGTCAGGTAGGCAAAAGGCAGCTAACTCATCAAATTAAGCATGTTGAGCGATTTGCAACAGCGGTTAAACAAACGCAGATGGATAATTTTTCTGAAGTGTTTAGTGTAGATGCCAAATACGGTCAATACCGTATTCAAGGTGCATTGCCGAATTATTATGCAAGTGGTTTTATTCAGGCGCGATTTAGCACGTTGAAAACCAGAGACTTTATTAAGGCAGGGCTTGTGTGTGCCATAACGGAACAACCCGTGTATTTGTATGGGGCTGGAACGGGACAAAACGTTGTGGCAAAAGAGTTTGCTGAGGTTCACATGGATTTACCACTCTTGCTCAAAATGTATGTTGATGCATACAACGATCCGTTGCAGTATTGGCCCGATCTGGCATGGTCATGGCTGACCACATATCACAGCCCTCAATCAGCTAAACTTGACGAAGATGAGCGTCGCTATAAAGCGCATTCCTCGGCACTCAAACAGTTCGATAGCCAAAGGGGAATAGGTTTTAAAGCTATACCTGATGACGATGTCATGCGTATTGCACAAGGCCGCTCGTTTGATCAGATTTGGCATAGCCAATCCCAACACCTCAGTATCGAATGTATTAAGGATATTTTCTTTGCCAGTAAAGGAGGGCGCTCATGA
- a CDS encoding HopJ type III effector protein: MTPHTLIELTDSAPHTIEFATVMSVIDSYYDYTPSDFTNGDTHNAAGSNEGSCKIFAFAKLNKLRPEATLSLFGDFYRKDVLQNPDGTDHANIRNFIKYGWEGISFAQPALQEKVPIGRLTTRTIAMHADTNPAGDIFGGWVLSQMDMAAGICAGQRAQTRVVTVALDGMSFIKPVHVGDILGVYTRIVRVGRSSLDVNVECWVRRSRIGQREKVTEAIFKFVALDQNGNSVAVPALEDLPHYVESDL, from the coding sequence ATGACCCCACACACTCTGATTGAGCTGACTGACTCAGCGCCACACACTATTGAATTTGCAACTGTCATGTCTGTCATAGATTCATATTACGATTATACACCCTCTGACTTTACCAACGGCGACACCCATAATGCAGCGGGCAGCAACGAAGGCTCATGTAAAATATTTGCCTTTGCCAAACTCAATAAACTCAGACCAGAAGCGACTTTGTCTTTATTTGGCGATTTTTATCGCAAAGATGTGTTACAAAACCCAGATGGTACTGACCACGCTAATATCCGTAACTTCATCAAGTATGGCTGGGAGGGGATCTCATTTGCACAGCCTGCGTTACAAGAAAAAGTCCCGATTGGTCGCCTCACCACACGCACCATTGCCATGCATGCGGACACCAATCCTGCTGGAGATATTTTTGGTGGTTGGGTCTTATCACAAATGGATATGGCCGCAGGCATTTGTGCAGGGCAACGTGCGCAAACTAGAGTGGTCACGGTTGCACTCGATGGCATGAGTTTTATCAAGCCGGTGCATGTGGGGGATATTTTGGGTGTCTACACTCGCATTGTTCGCGTGGGTCGCAGCTCCTTGGATGTCAACGTCGAATGCTGGGTGCGTCGCAGTCGGATTGGTCAACGTGAAAAAGTGACCGAGGCTATTTTTAAGTTTGTGGCACTCGATCAGAATGGCAATTCGGTTGCGGTGCCTGCACTTGAAGACTTACCTCACTATGTAGAAAGTGACTTATAA
- the recB gene encoding exodeoxyribonuclease V subunit beta, which translates to MSQPFDPIAQPFVPGITCIEASAGTGKTYSIAYLVLRLVVEQGIPIDKILTVTFTKAATEELKERIRAKLYAARMAYDTPSDDSQLMDWIHTRQKSREQDIAFLNSALVDIDLAGVFTIHGFCQRVLTEFPLESQQGFDLTMSDEATLLKEQIVHDFWRQYTYDLTPEQAWTFAQVNTSPQMLIDWLKEVGQSEVVLLPAKTVEWEAVWRIIDTQSNKLSTWLKTYTTPLLNWFASNQEQFKGEGVSVFENLSSEYMKLCSFTSFAALLNGKKFMKKGGISGDERKAAFWAEFESIFEPPMFAAQAYQEALPSLEVSLKHELYHYYRAELQQRQDAQGVISFDDLILRLAQILSDEGAHQDIKDAIQTRYKAALIDEFQDTDAEQWHIFHSLFGSGHHYLYLIGDPKQAIYKFRGADIDTYIEAVNTADVALTLDFNWRSAPNLVYATNAIFAQKDHPFGNEQLPFQAVKPGLKYKPEDPVIEQPLHFWLVAETDKGTKNPPNEETVICNNVCLNILERLRTTDTLPEDVAILVRNNYIAKRYQQALAKLKIPAVVRTKDSVFGSDEAKSLYRILEALLQPNRLSLAKKALAEPMFSPTLEAFVQANEGLNNELERWVTSLYKASDIWQQNSLFAAMTYLFETHSAFVNLGRYQDVERRITNLRHILELLQEHVLDEALSPQQTLQALGRLMVGQSSDELELRLESDAQALQIVTIHSSKGLQYPIVYCPDLHNTSQKALNGSVYRVKRNGQWHANVNDEGRSVLAEQMCEDVYNEDTRLIYVALTRAKQETIVVMPQSFAYPLAEGDITTEDSNLRRLLPKGLPQSPNITSRIIDEVSLQGAGIYQPITDELNCANVNTFTRSVDKRYRMTSFSGLSKNVKEETAMAKASDEGLVVEETLAHEDILPKGAHFGNLLHDVLELSDFAALARAGVDPDLVMQLVKKHGVFDMLHKDKSSEEVLNPTFFDAFNQLIQNTVHASLELGHFIALKDISSASVLKEMPFYFPLSESSTKQINELMASHAPEIPFVPIQDKSLVGHLNGFVDLIAQYSCDDSEQFFVMDYKSNFISQGYDFDAMHYKMQTSNYGLQGVLYTLALHRYLQHRLPNYQYEKHIGGVRYLFCRGMREGRAEQGVYRYDIPFALIDALDKLFAGDSVYVH; encoded by the coding sequence ATGAGTCAGCCATTTGATCCAATTGCTCAGCCCTTTGTTCCTGGCATCACCTGTATCGAGGCCAGTGCCGGTACGGGAAAAACCTATTCAATTGCCTATCTTGTTTTGCGCCTTGTCGTGGAGCAAGGGATACCTATCGACAAAATTTTAACGGTCACCTTTACCAAGGCGGCAACGGAAGAGTTAAAAGAGCGTATTCGAGCTAAGTTGTATGCTGCACGAATGGCCTATGATACGCCGAGTGATGATTCGCAACTGATGGATTGGATCCACACCCGGCAAAAGAGTAGGGAGCAGGACATCGCTTTTTTGAATAGTGCCTTGGTGGATATTGATTTAGCCGGTGTGTTTACAATCCATGGTTTTTGTCAGCGAGTATTGACCGAATTTCCACTGGAAAGTCAGCAGGGATTTGATTTGACGATGAGTGATGAGGCGACATTACTCAAAGAGCAAATTGTCCATGATTTTTGGCGTCAATATACTTATGACCTCACCCCTGAACAAGCGTGGACGTTTGCGCAGGTGAACACCTCACCACAAATGTTAATCGATTGGCTCAAAGAGGTCGGACAATCAGAGGTTGTGTTGTTACCGGCGAAAACGGTAGAGTGGGAAGCCGTCTGGCGGATAATTGATACTCAGTCTAACAAACTCAGCACCTGGTTGAAGACTTATACCACTCCACTGTTGAATTGGTTCGCATCGAATCAAGAACAGTTCAAAGGTGAGGGGGTATCTGTTTTTGAAAACTTGTCTTCTGAATATATGAAGCTGTGTTCATTTACCAGTTTCGCGGCGCTGTTGAACGGCAAAAAATTCATGAAAAAAGGCGGTATATCAGGAGATGAACGCAAAGCCGCTTTTTGGGCTGAATTTGAATCTATATTCGAACCGCCAATGTTTGCAGCTCAAGCCTATCAAGAGGCTCTCCCCAGTCTTGAAGTGAGCTTAAAACATGAGTTATATCATTATTATCGCGCTGAGTTACAGCAGCGGCAAGATGCCCAAGGGGTGATCAGCTTTGACGATTTGATTTTGCGTTTAGCGCAGATATTGTCAGATGAAGGGGCGCATCAAGATATCAAAGACGCCATTCAAACACGATATAAGGCTGCGTTAATTGACGAGTTTCAAGATACGGACGCCGAGCAATGGCATATTTTCCATAGTTTGTTTGGCTCAGGTCATCACTATTTGTATCTGATTGGCGATCCCAAACAAGCGATATACAAATTCCGTGGAGCGGATATCGATACGTATATCGAAGCGGTCAATACTGCCGACGTGGCTTTGACGCTTGACTTTAACTGGCGCTCTGCGCCAAATTTAGTGTATGCGACCAATGCGATTTTTGCACAAAAAGACCACCCTTTTGGCAATGAACAACTCCCATTTCAAGCGGTGAAACCGGGCCTAAAATACAAACCAGAAGACCCCGTCATCGAGCAGCCTTTGCATTTTTGGTTGGTTGCTGAAACGGACAAGGGCACCAAGAATCCGCCAAATGAAGAGACGGTGATCTGCAATAATGTGTGTTTGAATATACTCGAACGGCTTAGAACGACCGATACATTACCTGAAGATGTAGCGATTTTGGTTCGCAATAATTATATTGCAAAACGCTATCAACAAGCGCTTGCCAAACTCAAAATTCCCGCTGTTGTGCGGACTAAAGACTCAGTGTTCGGATCAGACGAGGCCAAATCTCTGTACCGGATCTTAGAAGCCTTGTTGCAACCGAATCGTCTATCATTGGCCAAAAAAGCTCTAGCAGAGCCAATGTTTAGTCCAACACTCGAGGCATTTGTACAAGCGAATGAAGGGCTCAATAATGAACTGGAACGCTGGGTCACATCACTATATAAAGCATCCGATATTTGGCAACAAAACAGTTTATTTGCTGCGATGACGTATTTGTTTGAAACGCATAGTGCGTTTGTCAATTTGGGTCGATATCAAGACGTAGAACGACGCATTACCAATCTTCGACATATCCTAGAGCTGCTCCAGGAGCACGTTTTGGATGAAGCGTTATCACCACAACAAACGTTGCAAGCATTAGGCAGGCTTATGGTAGGACAGAGTTCAGATGAGCTAGAGTTACGACTGGAAAGCGATGCCCAAGCGTTGCAGATTGTAACCATACACTCATCAAAAGGTCTGCAATACCCAATTGTGTATTGTCCTGACCTGCATAACACTAGTCAGAAAGCACTTAATGGTTCGGTGTATCGTGTGAAACGAAACGGTCAGTGGCATGCTAATGTAAATGATGAGGGGCGAAGTGTTCTGGCTGAGCAAATGTGTGAAGATGTATACAATGAAGACACGCGCTTAATTTATGTTGCGCTTACTCGTGCAAAGCAAGAAACCATTGTGGTGATGCCGCAATCATTTGCATATCCTTTAGCTGAAGGCGATATCACAACAGAAGATAGCAACCTGCGTAGATTACTGCCAAAAGGTCTCCCGCAGAGTCCAAATATAACCAGTCGAATAATTGATGAGGTGAGTTTGCAGGGGGCAGGTATCTATCAACCCATTACCGATGAACTGAACTGTGCAAACGTTAACACATTTACTCGTTCAGTGGACAAACGTTATCGCATGACAAGTTTCTCAGGCTTGAGTAAAAACGTCAAAGAAGAAACGGCGATGGCCAAAGCATCGGATGAAGGTCTTGTAGTAGAAGAAACATTAGCACATGAAGATATTCTGCCCAAAGGCGCACATTTCGGTAATCTATTACATGATGTGTTGGAGTTGTCTGATTTTGCCGCACTAGCCAGAGCTGGTGTCGATCCGGATTTAGTCATGCAGTTGGTCAAAAAACATGGCGTTTTTGACATGCTTCACAAAGACAAATCTAGCGAGGAAGTCCTTAATCCCACGTTTTTTGATGCGTTCAATCAACTGATACAAAATACCGTACACGCCTCACTAGAACTTGGTCATTTTATCGCGTTAAAAGATATTTCGTCTGCATCCGTGCTCAAAGAAATGCCGTTTTATTTTCCTCTTAGTGAAAGTTCCACCAAGCAAATTAATGAATTGATGGCAAGTCATGCTCCTGAGATCCCATTTGTGCCAATTCAAGACAAGTCACTGGTCGGTCACCTCAACGGATTTGTGGACTTAATTGCCCAATACTCTTGCGATGACTCTGAGCAGTTTTTTGTTATGGATTACAAATCCAACTTTATTTCTCAAGGTTATGATTTTGATGCTATGCATTACAAAATGCAGACCAGTAATTATGGGTTACAAGGTGTCCTCTACACTTTAGCGTTGCATCGTTATTTGCAACATAGATTGCCAAATTACCAATATGAAAAGCATATTGGTGGGGTGAGATATTTGTTCTGTCGAGGCATGCGAGAGGGGCGAGCGGAACAGGGCGTTTACCGCTACGACATCCCCTTTGCTTTAATCGATGCGTTGGATAAGTTGTTTGCAGGAGATTCTGTCTATGTCCATTAA
- the recD gene encoding exodeoxyribonuclease V subunit alpha yields MSINPEQLSNRVASFFAAQDSGWQPIVTRLLDALKEGHICIALNEDELKNAKMRNDVYQTLNDNQIECTQADKPFVLDKGHLYVQRYWQHEVEVANRLRVLSQSTLQLLLSLDTYFNDEYQQLSAQMALTKQLAVITGGPGTGKTTTVVKILALLLMQSPELTIKVAAPTGKAAARLSESLRNGKQNIEFVRACFTGQEQALDAVPEEASTLHGLLGAIHGSPEFRHHKGNPLHADVVVIDEASMVDIGMFNRLLRALPAKCKLILMGDADQLASVEAGAVLSSIAQGMPEHRVHLQNTYRFGGAIKALAVAVNEQKIEAFDSVLSNADPAINMVFGSVIDFAKAQYSAYAKRVEHFSTVGDIASVFETFAQFQVLTATRSDKEQFDALGQRLGLAQTEQNWYHGRPVMITQNQADIGLFNGDVGIVLASLTEHNQQELRVYFPSSDGYRSFLPAQLPAHETAFAMTVHKSQGSEFGHVCLVMPDNNKLSSNPSQLKQLMCKELLYTGITRAKQQVSLVGELEVLHFAISTNTQRNSLLTQRLLA; encoded by the coding sequence ATGTCCATTAATCCTGAACAGTTATCCAACAGAGTTGCATCGTTTTTTGCCGCACAAGACTCAGGATGGCAACCGATTGTTACCCGGTTGCTCGATGCGCTCAAAGAAGGTCACATTTGCATTGCATTAAATGAGGATGAACTGAAGAACGCTAAAATGCGCAATGATGTGTATCAAACCCTCAATGATAACCAGATAGAGTGCACCCAAGCAGATAAACCGTTTGTGCTAGATAAAGGGCACTTGTATGTGCAACGCTATTGGCAACACGAAGTGGAAGTCGCAAATAGGTTAAGAGTATTGTCTCAATCTACCTTGCAGTTGCTTTTATCGCTTGATACTTACTTTAATGATGAGTACCAGCAACTTTCTGCGCAGATGGCGTTAACCAAACAGCTTGCTGTGATAACCGGTGGTCCAGGCACCGGTAAAACCACTACAGTGGTCAAAATTCTTGCTCTGTTATTAATGCAATCCCCAGAACTCACCATTAAAGTCGCAGCGCCAACGGGGAAAGCAGCGGCTCGCTTGAGTGAATCGTTGCGCAATGGCAAACAAAATATCGAATTTGTTCGAGCGTGTTTTACTGGGCAGGAGCAGGCTTTAGATGCAGTGCCAGAAGAGGCCTCGACGTTACACGGTTTATTGGGAGCAATACACGGTTCCCCAGAATTTAGGCATCACAAAGGCAATCCATTGCATGCAGACGTAGTGGTTATAGACGAAGCTTCTATGGTCGATATTGGCATGTTTAATCGCTTACTCAGAGCATTGCCTGCAAAGTGTAAGCTAATTTTGATGGGCGATGCTGACCAGCTTGCTTCAGTCGAAGCTGGCGCTGTTTTATCCTCGATTGCGCAAGGTATGCCAGAACATAGGGTGCATTTACAAAATACGTATCGGTTTGGTGGCGCTATCAAAGCGTTAGCGGTTGCAGTCAACGAACAAAAAATTGAGGCCTTTGACAGTGTGTTGAGCAATGCTGATCCAGCCATTAATATGGTGTTTGGGTCGGTTATTGATTTTGCCAAAGCGCAATATTCAGCTTATGCAAAGCGTGTTGAGCATTTCTCAACAGTGGGTGACATTGCATCTGTCTTTGAGACCTTTGCTCAGTTTCAGGTGTTAACTGCGACACGCTCGGATAAAGAGCAGTTTGATGCATTGGGACAACGGCTGGGTTTGGCTCAAACTGAGCAAAATTGGTACCACGGGCGGCCGGTGATGATCACACAAAATCAAGCGGATATCGGTTTGTTTAATGGCGATGTGGGCATTGTGTTGGCCAGTTTGACAGAACATAACCAGCAAGAGTTGAGAGTGTACTTTCCATCAAGCGATGGGTACCGCTCGTTTTTGCCTGCCCAGTTACCAGCGCATGAGACAGCGTTCGCCATGACGGTGCACAAGAGTCAAGGCTCTGAGTTTGGGCATGTGTGTTTGGTGATGCCAGATAATAACAAGTTATCGTCTAATCCGTCTCAGCTAAAACAACTCATGTGCAAAGAGTTGTTATATACCGGCATCACCCGAGCCAAACAACAAGTGTCATTGGTAGGGGAGCTTGAGGTATTGCATTTTGCCATTAGTACTAATACGCAACGAAACAGCTTATTGACTCAACGTCTCCTTGCTTGA
- a CDS encoding DEAD/DEAH box helicase, which translates to MAEASFTTMGLCAPILRALTEHNYTSPTPIQLEGIPAVLTKKDVMAAAQTGTGKTAAFTLPILHLLYEAQLKQPKHVTNNHVRTLILAPTRELASQIYDNVVKYSQYMDVRVNVVFGGVKINPQMMKIRRGTDILIATPGRLLDLVQKNAVKFGQLNTLVLDEADRMLDMGFIHDIKRVITLLPQKRQTLMFSATFSDDIRQLAKRLVKQPIEITVTPPNSTVERIEQVLYTVNQSDKTKLLIHLIKEYNFHHVLVFSRTKHGANRLTTTLIKKGIPAAAIHGNKSQNVRTRALNDFKNNDIQVLVATDIAARGIDVAGLPYVINFDLPDVSEDYVHRIGRTGRAGESGLAISLVTPEQAPALAGIEHLIQLHIPRKNESGFVCSQAIPQTNLQKKAKKPKKPKKPKPPQSAPSQARRR; encoded by the coding sequence ATGGCTGAAGCTTCTTTCACTACAATGGGTTTATGTGCGCCAATACTGCGCGCGTTAACCGAACACAATTATACCTCTCCGACCCCCATTCAACTTGAGGGTATTCCGGCGGTATTGACTAAAAAGGACGTGATGGCAGCGGCGCAAACCGGCACCGGCAAGACGGCTGCTTTTACCTTGCCGATATTACATTTACTTTACGAAGCACAACTCAAACAACCCAAGCACGTAACCAATAACCATGTGCGTACTTTGATCCTTGCTCCGACAAGAGAACTTGCCTCACAAATTTACGACAATGTTGTCAAATACAGTCAATACATGGATGTTCGTGTGAATGTCGTCTTCGGCGGGGTCAAAATCAATCCACAAATGATGAAAATCAGACGCGGTACGGATATTTTAATTGCTACACCTGGTCGTTTGTTGGATTTGGTGCAAAAAAACGCCGTAAAATTTGGACAACTGAACACCCTGGTTTTAGATGAAGCCGACCGGATGCTCGATATGGGCTTCATCCATGATATTAAGCGCGTGATTACATTACTGCCACAAAAGCGCCAGACCTTGATGTTCTCGGCAACGTTTTCAGACGATATACGCCAATTAGCCAAACGTTTAGTCAAACAACCCATTGAAATTACGGTCACCCCGCCGAACTCAACGGTGGAGCGGATTGAGCAAGTATTATATACAGTCAACCAATCTGACAAGACTAAGTTACTCATTCACTTGATCAAAGAATATAACTTTCATCATGTGTTGGTCTTTTCTCGAACCAAACACGGTGCTAACCGTCTTACAACGACTCTAATCAAAAAGGGCATCCCTGCAGCGGCCATTCATGGCAACAAATCGCAGAATGTGCGCACCCGAGCGCTGAATGATTTTAAAAATAATGACATTCAAGTTTTGGTTGCAACCGATATTGCTGCGCGTGGTATTGATGTCGCCGGCTTACCTTATGTGATCAACTTTGATTTACCAGATGTCTCAGAAGACTATGTGCACCGTATTGGACGCACCGGGCGTGCTGGAGAGTCAGGTCTAGCCATCAGTTTGGTGACGCCCGAACAAGCACCGGCATTGGCTGGGATAGAGCATTTAATCCAATTACATATCCCTCGAAAAAACGAGTCGGGGTTTGTCTGTAGTCAAGCAATACCGCAGACTAATTTACAGAAAAAAGCGAAGAAACCCAAAAAACCCAAGAAGCCCAAACCACCGCAAAGCGCGCCAAGTCAAGCAAGGAGACGTTGA